The Cyprinus carpio isolate SPL01 chromosome B22, ASM1834038v1, whole genome shotgun sequence genome contains the following window.
CCTCGAGAACATTTGCCACCCATGTTGCAATATTTCCAAgcattctcaaaaaaaacaaaaaaaatgcacattaaacatCCTTCAGTTCTTTCTGCATCTTCGTTCCCTAATCTTTGCTGCACCAAAGTTAAAGTCTACGAAATACAAAAGAAAACCCATTTACACTGTAATATATTAGTAGCACTAGtaattttgtttcattaaaaCCAAAATCTAGTGCATCAATTCTAAACATCCACAAAATAATTTGGTTCAAACTGCTTAATGGACTTAAAACAGCCTTCATTTTCTAAAACCctacacaaatataaatacaaatgtgtacaagtttatCTAAACCTGTATAGGTTAAAGCTCCATCTCTGAACCAAGAATGGTGGCAGCGTGTATTCAGCACAGAATGTACAGATTTTTCTTGATTTCTACTAACTGCTGACAGTAAACAACATCCATATGCAGCATAACATCATGCAGATGTTACACATGTTTGAAGGCCTTATCAGTGTCAGTGCATAGAGTGGAGAGCAGCTTCTGCACGTCACGAGATAGGAAACGCACACTAACATCACCTAATCAGTCTAAATAAACAGCTCAACTTCTGGTGAAAAGCATATGAGGAGGAAACAGTGGCACCAAAACAAATCCTTAGGAACTGGAGTGTTGGGTAAATTTGGTGTGAATATTTTCCACAAACACAAAACGAGATCACTTGAGACAGACACTGCGTCAAACTTTCCAAAGGCTTTACCAATGAAATGCTCATAACCACAAGCTGCCTTTTTAAAACAAGTGTGAAGTGGTTTGCAGGACAGGGGAAATAACTACGTGCAAAAAAAAACGATGCTAGGTGCTTCCTCAGATCTACACCTTTCTGAGCCATGTGTGCACTGATTTTAAAAGCTAGTCAAAGTGAATTTTATGAAGTCTGTTCCTCTCAAGTTCACAGTAAAGTAACcatacattaaatatacaaacTTGTTCCACTGAAGCTTGAGAGCAACAgtgtctttttcttcttttctattctgtaaaacacaacagaagatattttaaaaacatcaccTTTGTTTTAATCCCCACTGACTCAAACTGCATAGACTAAAAACAGTTTCTGCAGATGAAAGAAAAGTCTTACGGGTTTCGATTTGGAATGACATATAGGTGAATAAAGACTGACGGACTTTTACACATTTGAGTCAAATCCTTTGAAGCAGTCAACAGTACAGCAGACTTTAGCTACAaacctgatcaaacacacctgaaccaaagtGATAAGGATTACTTCATAGCAAATAAAACTATTCTTACTATGCAAAATAGATTTGTAGtaattaactcaaaacatctGGTATAACATGATTTAAAGAAATTATCATAACATTGTTACAAATTAAGTTTCTATTAAGTTCACAAATAGGTTTCCTGACCTGGAGACCCCCTTCTTATTTTGTgtgtcaatataatataaataacccGGTGACTTTAATCAAAATCAAGGTGAGATTCAAAATGTGgaatggacctttttcacatttactGGGTTCTCAGAAGTCATCATAGTTGTTGGGTAAACTTCTATCGTAGTGATTTTTGCATTCGCAACAACATTTTCGGAtgattcaaaatgttaaaaaaatcttcCTGTAAAAATACATTCTGGTATGCATTTGACTCACCGTGAGCCAAGGAATTCAAAAGTCCACAATAGTGTTTCTATGCCTTTCCCgctaaataaaatacagagaGATTATATTAGAAACATCCATACAACAGCATTAACTAGATTTCTGATTTAACTGAATTAATGCCaaggtaatataacacaaagTACAGTGTTATAACATAcataaattctattaaaaatggacaaaaacgTTGGTAAATTTATAACAGGGatgtccaatcctgttcctgggaGTTTCGCTCCAACCAACTTTAACAcattgcctggaagtttctagtaatcctgaagaccttgattagctggttcaggtgtgtttaattagggctggactagctaaactctgcaggtcaGTGGCCCTTCAGGGACAGGTTTGGACGTCCCTGATTTACGatgttaataaacatgaaaatgcgTCGCCACAGTCTGTGAAAAAGGATCATTTAGGGGGCCTCCAGGACAAGTTTAGTGAAAAACtacccacttaaaaaaaaaaaaacaaaaaaaaacatacgcaCACGCACATTTTGACTCAGACGCAACAATATTAACTCAAGGTAACATGCTTTGGAAAGTAAATCTTTGCAACACCTGCAAAATCTGTGATAAAATGGTTTACAGAGTCTATTACTTCAACTATTTTAATCGAAGTGAGCAACATCAAGAATAAAGGTTTACCTGTCCTCATCCCCATCAATGGATATAGCCATTCCAAACAGGCTGCTGACAGCAGGCGTGTGAAGCTGCAAGCCCTCGGGATTCAGGGGTTTGATGGCATCTTTCCCTATGAGCACAGAGCTCTGGAGCAGCCCGTCGGGCTTCCTCTGGTTCTCCACGCTCTGGGCGATGCCAGTGGGAAGCTGGCTAAAGTTAGCGGGGGTCGTCTGCGCACCCAGTCCTCCTAGTGACCCGCTGTGGACTCCCTGAGTCGGATTCTGCGGCGTCTGTTTTGGCATGCTCTGGGGGGCATTAGAGGCACTGGACATAACAGCAGGCACATTTTGCACACCAGGGACTCCAGCAAGCGTGCTGACAGACACGGTTACCGCCGGCTGAATGAGCGGCACTGGTGCCTGCTGTACAACAGCTGCGGCCGACACGGTCCCTAGAGCCGTGCTGATGCCCGCCTGCTGTAAGAGCCCCTGGACATGCTCCGGCTGGTTGATGGGAAGCCCTCTGCCATCCACGGGCTGGGGAACTAATCCGAGCACGTGAGCGGCGCTTCCCACTGCTGGAGTCATGACAGGCGACGGACCCTGGTTCAGCGGGGTCACCGAGACCGTCTGGGACTGATTCAGGGGAATAACACTCTGATGAATCTGCCCAGGTTTCTGCACCTGTTGGCCCGGGAAAAATGGCTGTGGTTGAGTTGCCAAAGGCATGTTTGGAGATTTGATATGGGCATTCTGGGCTGCAAGCCCTAATCCCTGCTGCGAGATGCCTAGGGTTTGCTGCTGAAGCTCCACAGGCGGGTTCGATGGTGCAGATAAGTAGCCACTATCTGTACGAGGTTCTGCTGCAGATGTTGAAGACCCAACGTGCACCCCCACCGAACCTCCGGCGACTCCCAGTGCGTCCCTGTCCGCGCTGTGATCCGCGGCGCTTGAGTGTTTAACACTATCCATAGTCCGGCCGGAGGAGGAAGCATCCGTATCCCGCTCGTAAAACTCAGTGCAAGTCCACCTACCTCTTTTGAAGGGTTCACCCGTGCTGTGGTCTAATTTGATGACCCTGAAACGGGAGCTGCAGCTACTTACTGTGGCAGAACTGCTAACCGATGAAGTCTGGACGCTGGACGGTGCATTAGATGCAACCGAAGCCTGGGAAGATACAGACCCACTGACTGAACGCACAGGTGGGTTTATATGAACCGCGCCTGCGTGGCGAGAACCAGGTATGTTCGTTATGGGAGCATCTTGGCCAGATGTTTCGGCCTCGTTATGAAGCGATTCATCCGACAAACTGACATCACACGCCTCCGGCTCGAAATCTCCAGCTCTGGACATGTCGTATATCTCGGACGAGGACATGTCCTCAGTCCTGGGGTCGTCTAAACTCTCGGTGTCGTCCGTGTTGCTGTTAGCCGCCACCTGCGCAGCCTGCGTTACGCTGGTGATCTGGAAACAGCTCTTCTTTTTCGACGGCATTTTAGACATTTTGACAGCTTTAAGTGTATCTCAGCACGTCAGAGTGCAGCTCACAGCTCCAATGTAAGCGTAGCAACGCAATGTGTAtgaaaatgtcatgtaattttCAGTTAGCGTCACGCTAGCTCAAGACTCCCTCAGAGCTCCGTCCTCATCGCGCCATTTTCAGTCCTTTAAATCCTTTAAACTGAAACTCCTGGTGCTCCGAGCACAACGACAGCTTTATTCCAGCTGTGTTTAATCCCTCCGAGCCCGTGTGTTTATCCTCCGTGGCCTAAACGAAGGCCATGTCCCGGAGTGAGAGTTTCCCTCAGGCCGCCCTCGCAGTCGAAACTCTCCAGCCGCTGGACTCGCGCGACTCTGAGGCGCCGTCCGCTTTTAGCGCTCTGTCGTCTTCAAAAGCGCATATCCTCCGCGAAACACGTCGGTCAGACATCTTGAAACGTCGCAACGCATGTTTGCTCTCCGTTTCTGACGTTAACGCAGTCTGTCGGGAGCAGAATGACggtttgtttgtctgtcagtCTGTCGGCTGTCAGTGCAGATCTCGAGCTAACGGCTCCGCTTCCTCTGCTCTACACAAGATGGCTACGTAACGCACGCGCTGCTCTATGGATGGACTGCGCACAAGCGTACGTAACCCAATCGGGAATACCGACCACTACGCATTATTCGTGGtggggtttttttattattattttaaacgtGCCAAGGGAAACAAATTCAGACGACATAAATGTTTGTATTACTCTTTTTCTTATTGGACTCTCTGATAATGTTATTAATGGTTTTAAtaatgaattcataaaaaaaaaaaacatttgataaaaactgattatattattattttgtttctccgTCTAGACATTGTCTAGCTGCTTTATGTACATATCTTACATTTCCATCTTTTTCCCTGTCAAAGGTCATTTACTTTTGTTGATTGTAGTTGGACGTCGGACACGAGGGGATTTTTCaagtggttttatttaaatttgcaaaACCAGACTGGACAcaagtggtttttttttgtttttcaaaaccaGACTGGACACAACCAGATAGGTTTGTTATGGtggaaagaaaaattatttttaaaatatattattgtagaGATTTGCCaccttatatacacacacacacacacacacacacacacacacacacatacatatatatatgtgtgtgtgtgtgtgtgtgtgtgtgtgtatatatatatatatatatatatatatatatatatatatatatatatcacacaaaatatgaaagataacacacacacacacacacaaaccaattGTTTTACTGAAGTTGttctatcaaatattttttttaacttaatgcataacaattgatttatttttgtaaatttttgccTAGTCATGCTTCAAGTGTTTCTGGTAAAATCATGTTACAAACACAGTTTCTTCGTTGTTTAGCCTTTTGGAAAAGGTTCACGCAGGAGGCGAGAAGGAATGCAGCTAGTGTAGACAGAAACATATTTGCCggagtttgtttattagtttagGGCATTATTTTAGGCATGAGTCTATTCCAATAAGTAAGGGAGgctgtgtttgttttgcttttgagtTCGCCCAATCCAAACAGTGAGCAGTGAAAAGTGCACTACATACTGAGAGAAATACTTGCcaagctttttatatatatattagaaaactcGGATGCAGCTTTCGGGTTGATTTAGTAATAGCAGATCCTGAAAGAgattatcagttgtttattaaaactcaaaacatcaacaaaatcGCTTGGGAATACACAACATATGATTGTTTATTGTATTTGCCTCGGTCCCGTGGTGAATGGGACACGCTTGTTGTTTTAGCTGGATGCATTTCTGTGTCCAAGTACTGAAACCAGTTTGCATTTTAAGATTCTTTTGAGGGCTTTGAATCAGTCATCTGAAGACAGGTGCTATGTGTCACGTCCAGACATAGAGGTGTTCTTTGTTTTCATGCAGGGCTGCACGCTGGTGAACACACTCTGCGGTTTCGTCCAGTTCATACAGCCTTTCCGAGATATAAAAAGGGTTTGAGGGAATTTCtctaattttaaaatctaaatgggaagttgctttttttttgagagagagagagagagagagagagagagagagagagagagagagtttgtgagaACAGTCAGGTTCATTCTGGCCTGGAGTAGCCAAAGTAGGTCAGTCTGGACTTGAAGAAAATATACCCGTGTTATATTAACCGTGTTATGTATCAGTATCAGGATTTGGACTTCGATGTGTCAGTAGTATAAACTTCTGAATGAGAGACTTTGAGAGTGTTTGGTTCTGTGGTCGTAAACAGTGTTGGAGGTAACACATTATAAGTAACGTGACTTATGTAATGAGATTTTTCCAAGTAACTagaaaagtaacacattactttttaatttacaataaaacatccaagttacttttttattttactttttttttatggagtagcgcaatattgtaatgcattacttttcaaaaatatcatatttttgtgatagttgttgGGTAAAAATGTGAACACAAAAATACAAGTATGAGTTTTTGAATGTTATGTGATTAATATTTCGTTCTGTGGTCGTAAACAGTGTTGGAGGTAACACATTATAAGTAATGTGACTTATGTAATGAGATTTTTCACattacacattactttttaatttacaatgaaacatccgagttactttttcaaataagtaatgcaagacagcgcaatattgtaatgcattacttttaaaaatatcatatttttgtgATAGCTGTTGGGTAAAAATGTTATGTGATCAATATTTTGACTGATTTTTGAAATTCTCAAATTGTTGTTTACAACAGCTATTGTTTAGAGATACTTTATGCTACTTTGTTACTTCATGTAACATTTTAGCTCTTTCATGAACTATTTTGGGCTTTATAATTGTAATCCACAAGAGGTCGCACGTGCAGATACAATCGGGCATAATTTTATGCTTGTGATCATTCAAGCATGTCTTGTGTAACTTGTTAATCTCCACTGAACAAAACGTTTTGCGTTCGTTAAGCGCTGTTAATAGAGCAACACAAATACGAAACATGTCTACTTTGTAAATATTTGCACTGCATGTGTTCAAGCTTCTGGGAAATGGCTGCATTCTGTGTCTTCTGCTGTCACTTCAGTAAATGTCCCGTTCAAAATATTTGCAAATTTCTGCTCAAGAGTGCTCAGTTGTTGTACTAGAAATCTCCTGAATGCTGCTTTAGTTGTTTCTCTCCGCACTACTAACAATAACATGGACACTGTTTTTGTGCCAGCCAACAATATGCAAAAATGAAATCGAGCCACGTTTAATAAAACGTCTGCTGaattaatacatgtaaaaatatgtatctatcaaatgtttttaaaaatacacctagaaataaaattatttattttctggctACTGAAAAGGAGTCTTTACGCAGACAaattaatgcagctcagaggtggaataaatgcatttacatcgCAATTACAACGATCTACTGTGAGATTTAATGCAGCATTGAGctggcacagagcagccttaacttgGCTGTATAAAGTCACcttataaaaatgatattttttaatgtcattacGTGATTTGTCCAGAAGAGGTCGGGAGAGGCTATGATTTCTGTGGTGATAAACAACAAATCCAAACGATTTAATGTTGTCAAactgataaatgtattttatcagGTTTCATTATGCCAGTTTTGGGTGTTACATACACGTACATACAGACAGAAACATGTTTGGTGTTGCTACATAAAGCAGTTTGTCCATTTCTTCCTAAATCCACCTGTGATCCGACCTGAAACCTTATTTCCCGACTGTGTTGCAActcaaatttaatcaaattttatttgatCTCACCCAAAAGCATCACTGACCTTGTGAGGCGTGGCAGCTAAAATGAATCACCGCTGTCACGAGGACCGAGGAgctttaataaaaactatttagacgAAAATACTcgagtgtaaaaaataaataaaataaataacacagacGACAGGCAAAGTTCTGGatctacaaaatgaaaaaatgaataagCCGCTTCAGAGAAAGGTCAACATTAGGTCAcatctggagtttttttttttttttttttttttgccatgtgaCAATACCAGAGATCTTTTGAAACTGCTTTTGATGTGAATAACTCTTTTGGTCCTGAAAGCAAAGCAAAACGTGCGGTACAAACCAAAGGTAAATAGTATTGTAATAGTAGCCCCAGCATCATAAGTACAAATGTATTGTTGTTTCTTACATACACTGCACACATTAACCAACTCTGTCATACAAAACGTGGCTTCCAAACGCCCGTGCACACTGGCGTCCAATCAGAACTCGTATTAATCCGCGCTTTCGGCTTCGTCCCAATGGATCGCGCCTGCGCGGAGGGATATTCGAGGGACTACACCCAGAGTCTCCTTCAGCCGGGACTCTTCACTGCTCAAACTCTCTTTAGAGAAGGGGGCGTGCGGGACATCCAGCTACTCGGTAACTGCGCGAAACTGTCAGTCCCGTCTCTTCAAGGCTAGCTCGTGAGCGTCTGAAACAAGGGGGCAAATATGTCATGGCAGGGCTACGTGGATAACCTGATGTCGGATGGCAACTGCCAGGACTCCGCCATTGTCGGGTGGAACCCGGACTCTAAATACGTGTGGGCCGCGCAGGAGGGGGGCACGTTCATAAACATCACGGTAAATACAAGTTATTACCTGCACTCTTGTATGCTGCCTTCAGTGGAGGGCTGAAACGGTGGCTGTGTTTTAATAACTAGTGCGCCGCCTCCCTAGGGCGCACGCTCGGTCCGAGTCTGCACGCGGCGCTAAACCGCGTTTAATTTGGAATTAGCGCCTAAGACTTAAGCGCGGTttaaaacaagatgtttattttacATCGCTTAAAATAAAGCGGGGTTTTCAAAACGCGCCGGAGATCAGACGTGCTGTctttgtaggagactcccaaggGTTTGAAACACAGCCATGGTTTCGATCAACCTGTCAGCTCGAGCGGGAATGAACGCTAACACACACACTGGCTGCTAGCTGACTAAACAAAACCATTATTTGTTGAGATTTTTGTTCACCCGGGATGACAGTGTTTCGATTTCTTGCACCTTTAACGTACTTATTTGGGCTTGGGTCATTTAGGTTAGCtggctgtattattattatttttttaaataattattgtgatgttataaAACGCAAAGACTTGAAGTTTGAGTCTTAAAGAGGGAGGTGTTGTTAGTGCAAACAAGGCCGATGCGATCAAGCGGTCAGATTCGAAACCCAGCAGACTGACGTTACGTACGTGAACGCACGCGTCATTCAGCCGCGGAATGCGCGTAACGTCATTCCAGAATACGGGGTGTTCGCATTGCGTGCCCTCTTCGCGCTGTCCAAGATGGCGCTCCATAAACGGGCGTTAATAAATCTAACAGCACTGTCACACTGACCTTTATTTCCCTCGGCTTGATGTGGTGCCTTCAGTTGCTTGCTCGTAGGCTAAACATTACATGTTTATTAATAGGTTTatagggacagttcacccaaaattagtTTTAATTCTTTTAACTCCATCACTCGCCTTCATGTTCTTTCGTACCTGTGAGATGTGATtttattgtatgaacaaaaaaaaaaaaaaaaaaaaaactgaaacatttctcagaatatcatcgtttgtgttctacagaagaaagctgGACATGCAGGTtaggaaatgaataaataatgaccattttaatttttggtgaactactgCAACAGATGAACAACttgcatatttaaagggatagttcaccccaaaataaaaatggtcataatttactcaaattACAGTTGATACAGGATCGTATCGGTTTTGAACACacaaaatgatattttgaagagcAAACAGTTgacattcataatatttataattttttttccatactatggaagtcaatggctaccgtcaacttggttactaacattgtttttttgtgtagaatacagaaaaaataaacccATACAGGTTTCGAACCACTTGGAACTGAGCACATTTTCtattttgggtaaactgtccctttaagattatATAGTAGTCTGTATTGCAAGCTTCATATGGTTATGGAAAACCTGGAAGTATTTGGAAAGTTTGTTTTAAGGTCAGGAAATTTATCAAGCGTTAACCGTAGTCATACACTATTTTTGTGAATTCAGTTCTAAAATATCCCATCCGCTCGATATTGGTACATTTGGTGAGCGttataatttggaaaaaaaaatccttatccagAAATCGTGAAAGACTGGAAAAGTCATGAGAATTCAGGTGCAGGAATCCTTCTATTGGATGTTTACTGCAGTGCTATAGGAATATGCATCTATTAAGGACTGTTGTAATGGATTTCCGGTATGAAATGGGATTTGCAAAGTTGAGTCATGTCAgactttatataataaattaaattatttataacaattCGGTAAGTTGTTAAGTTTGATAAGTAGTTTCCTGTACTGATAGAGAAAGGAATGAGTTCGAAAAGGCTTCATGAAGTTCAAGGCTGTGTCTGTCGCCATGCAAGCGCCTCCAGCCCTCACTGGGAATAGCATCGGCTCACTGATTCTCACCAAAGAGTAGCTGCTTTTAGTTTTATGTGGTTTGGCCTTTGGGGAAAACAGTTCGGTAGATTCATAGTGGGCCAGTACAAACAGAGCTACTGTGATGCAGTCCAAATGGCAATGAAACGAATAAGAAAACTGCATGTTCAGGCTTGAGCAGTGCTGGCATTTGACACAAAAACCGTTGTTATTACTGCATTCCACTTTGAGGGTTAGGCAGAACGTTTCCCAGATATGTCGTGTTGTAGAAGTTCCTCCTTTTAAGGACAATGGTACAAATCACCTCCGCTCAGCTATGCTTTTATCAGGCTCCAGAAATATCCTTTGAAAATAGTAGAGTactctaaaaataaacatacatacttGCTATTTAATGATCAAACTGGAGCATTTGAGGTCGGATGTAGTTTGGCACTGTGGATATCAAtgatgttttcattgtgtttggAAGACTGTTAATCAGAATTGATTAGCTGAGTGAAAGTGTGGTCACATTTTCCTGGAGTTGGCGAATTTTCAAACTCAAAAATAGATTCATTTCAAAAGAAATCTGTGTGATTGGGATTTTCGCCGTAAGCCCAAAGTAAACTTCGATTTTGTATGCGTACACTAGCGCATGCGCACAGtcaaagtatactccatttgatagTATGCGCAAACACAGGCGGTCGACACCTGTGTTTAAACAATTTAATCTTTGTCCAGTGTTTGCACAATTTTTCTCCAGGTATGATCgattaaaaaatacctttttacgCATTTAAACCAAAGTTGTCTGTTGTTGTCACAGTCTccgctattttgttgttttagttttctaCTGTGAAGTAATGGCccgggccagtgttgccaccttgtggaacaactgattactgcaaaacaaatttaattattcttCTAAACTATTCTTTTGACAAAATGTGCGTCACACGCACAGTATGTGATACCTTGAATATGCGTAAAAACTGAGTTATACTTTAGGCTTCAGGGTTAAAGCTTTCCTTGTTCAAACTTAGCATCAAATTCGAGTTGGTTAATGCTAATTTTCTGTCAACATTTATCATTGCTCAGCGAAATTTAGTGGACAAAATCCAATCATTTCCAATCGTTTGGGAATTTTGTGCGAAGCTGAAAGATTTCCCCCCACAGATGGGTTCAAGTTGGGCATATTTATTGCTGCTCAGCGAAATTTTGtgggtgaaatccagtcatttcaataggaatctacATAATTGTGAATTTCGCCTAAATTTTCCCAGACCATTCCGAACGCAAATTTTTTTAACAGGTAGTTTTAACTGACTAGCCCACTATATTTAACTTATCTTTTCGTTGTGTTCTTAATGACTCATTGACGTTCAAAGTGCATGATGACATTTCTACGACTTTGTatctttagtttatttaaaattatctgCATGGATCTCTCCATAAATTATGGTGCTCATCTAACCGCCTACCTGCGTTTGTTGATTGCGTTTGGCTGTTCATtaatccatattaaaatgtaaaagactaGACAAGAAGATACAGTTCcacatttaatgttgttttttgtttttaacaccaGCCCACGGAAATCGACGTCCTAGTAGGAAAAGACCGTCAAGGTTTCTTCACCAACGGCCTGACCTTAGGTTCAAAGAAGTGCTCAGTTATCCGAGACAGCCTCCTAGACGACAATGATTGGACAATGGACATAAGGACGAAGAGTCAAGGAGGAGAGGCCACGTACAACATCGCTGTCGGCAAAGCAGGCAAAGGTACTAATCTGTTCTGATTTCATCACAAATATCTTGTTAGTAAaactaacatattttttttttttttagtggtagaTGAATAATAATGTAGATGTTTCCTTTCCTCAATATCTTTCCTGTATAACACAGGAGTCTTGTGTACATTGAATTTATGTGTcctgattattttaaattctattttctGAGGCAGACTTGGAAGCGGAAATAATGATAGTTTCTATAAATAGTTTAAAGAATGATTTATGACTTAATGGGAGCCAAAAggcattaaatattcacaaatagaTGCTGTGAAGTGACACATCAGTGGGGTGAATAACACGTTTTGTCAAAAAAGCTCTGTGTATTGCATGTAATCACAACCatacagccaaaaaaaataactgtttttaaaaaaacgaatGCAGCGTTTTATTCTAGCTAGTGATTTTAGAGTTGATCAGGAGACTTGAGATCAGGTGTTCAGGAAGTTTCTGGAGACCTGTCGAGGTACATTCCCTCTCACATGCATGCGTGTTTAAGTGAGAGGATTTCCTGTTTCCTGAAATAAAGTGTTCCTTTATGAATCAATCTCTTTCTTATAGCTCATGGCATGTATTGAGGAGAGGAGCTAAACTTGCTTTTCCTGCTTGAATCGAATGAATCACACGCTACAATCTATTTCTCTAACACTAATATACTAATTGTTTGGTCATTGCTAAACTTAAATGGTAACATTATAATAAGGTTCATTATACTACAGTGCTGTTGAATGCTTCAGTCTGATTGTGAAGTGTGATTAACTGCATTAGTTCCTGTTCACTTTtccaaattatttcagttatttccaAGAGCCCTACGGCCTGCAACAGCAAAAGAACCAGGAAAAAACAACAGCGTAAAAATAGCaaactttttactttaaatatttccTTA
Protein-coding sequences here:
- the LOC109047429 gene encoding TSC22 domain family protein 2-like isoform X3 codes for the protein MSKMPSKKKSCFQITSVTQAAQVAANSNTDDTESLDDPRTEDMSSSEIYDMSRAGDFEPEACDVSLSDESLHNEAETSGQDAPITNIPGSRHAGAVHINPPVRSVSGSVSSQASVASNAPSSVQTSSVSSSATVSSCSSRFRVIKLDHSTGEPFKRGRWTCTEFYERDTDASSSGRTMDSVKHSSAADHSADRDALGVAGGSVGVHVGSSTSAAEPRTDSGYLSAPSNPPVELQQQTLGISQQGLGLAAQNAHIKSPNMPLATQPQPFFPGQQVQKPGQIHQSVIPLNQSQTVSVTPLNQGPSPVMTPAVGSAAHVLGLVPQPVDGRGLPINQPEHVQGLLQQAGISTALGTVSAAAVVQQAPVPLIQPAVTVSVSTLAGVPGVQNVPAVMSSASNAPQSMPKQTPQNPTQGVHSGSLGGLGAQTTPANFSQLPTGIAQSVENQRKPDGLLQSSVLIGKDAIKPLNPEGLQLHTPAVSSLFGMAISIDGDEDRIEKKKKTLLLSSFSGTSLYI
- the LOC109047429 gene encoding TSC22 domain family protein 2-like isoform X1, which codes for MSKMPSKKKSCFQITSVTQAAQVAANSNTDDTESLDDPRTEDMSSSEIYDMSRAGDFEPEACDVSLSDESLHNEAETSGQDAPITNIPGSRHAGAVHINPPVRSVSGSVSSQASVASNAPSSVQTSSVSSSATVSSCSSRFRVIKLDHSTGEPFKRGRWTCTEFYERDTDASSSGRTMDSVKHSSAADHSADRDALGVAGGSVGVHVGSSTSAAEPRTDSGYLSAPSNPPVELQQQTLGISQQGLGLAAQNAHIKSPNMPLATQPQPFFPGQQVQKPGQIHQSVIPLNQSQTVSVTPLNQGPSPVMTPAVGSAAHVLGLVPQPVDGRGLPINQPEHVQGLLQQAGISTALGTVSAAAVVQQAPVPLIQPAVTVSVSTLAGVPGVQNVPAVMSSASNAPQSMPKQTPQNPTQGVHSGSLGGLGAQTTPANFSQLPTGIAQSVENQRKPDGLLQSSVLIGKDAIKPLNPEGLQLHTPAVSSLFGMAISIDGDEDSGKGIETLLWTFEFLGSRASGASVVAIDNKIEQAMDLVKSHLMYAVREEVEVLKEQIKELYERNSVLEKENAVLKSLANTEQLTQLTSQLNHLGSTSPPQTAVSTILQEGSTLVALPPQPNVSTA
- the LOC109047429 gene encoding TSC22 domain family protein 2-like isoform X2 produces the protein MSKMPSKKKSCFQITSVTQAAQVAANSNTDDTESLDDPRTEDMSSSEIYDMSRAGDFEPEACDVSLSDESLHNEAETSGQDAPITNIPGSRHAGAVHINPPVRSVSGSVSSQASVASNAPSSVQTSSVSSSATVSSCSSRFRVIKLDHSTGEPFKRGRWTCTEFYERDTDASSSGRTMDSVKHSSAADHSADRDALGVAGGSVGVHVGSSTSAAEPRTDSGYLSAPSNPPVELQQQTLGISQQGLGLAAQNAHIKSPNMPLATQPQPFFPGQQVQKPGQIHQSVIPLNQSQTVSVTPLNQGPSPVMTPAVGSAAHVLGLVPQPVDGRGLPINQPEHVQGLLQQAGISTALGTVSAAAVVQQAPVPLIQPAVTVSVSTLAGVPGVQNVPAVMSSASNAPQSMPKQTPQNPTQGVHSGSLGGLGAQTTPANFSQLPTGIAQSVENQRKPDGLLQSSVLIGKDAIKPLNPEGLQLHTPAVSSLFGMAISIDGDEDSASGASVVAIDNKIEQAMDLVKSHLMYAVREEVEVLKEQIKELYERNSVLEKENAVLKSLANTEQLTQLTSQLNHLGSTSPPQTAVSTILQEGSTLVALPPQPNVSTA
- the LOC109047427 gene encoding profilin-2-like isoform X1, with amino-acid sequence MSWQGYVDNLMSDGNCQDSAIVGWNPDSKYVWAAQEGGTFINITPTEIDVLVGKDRQGFFTNGLTLGSKKCSVIRDSLLDDNDWTMDIRTKSQGGEATYNIAVGKAGKALVLVMGKEGTHGGLLNKKAYVMADYLRKSGY
- the LOC109047427 gene encoding profilin-2-like isoform X2, yielding MSWQGYVDNLMSDGNCQDSAIVGWNPDSKYVWAAQEGGTFINITPTEIDVLVGKDRQGFFTNGLTLGSKKCSVIRDSLLDDNDWTMDIRTKSQGGEATYNIAVGKAGKVLVLVMGKEGVHGGGLNKKAYSMAKYLRESGF